In Turicibacter sanguinis, a genomic segment contains:
- a CDS encoding carboxymuconolactone decarboxylase family protein translates to MAISDFAKEYHEKMFPNFESNLAKTDADLVEIFNNFAFDEVINQTKLDDQTRMMAILASLIGCHAIDEFKIMLLAALNLGVTPEVVKEIVYQAVPYVGMGRVYPFLHATNEIFELSNISLPLASAKTTTPKTRL, encoded by the coding sequence ATGGCTATTTCAGACTTTGCCAAAGAATATCATGAAAAAATGTTTCCAAATTTCGAATCTAATCTAGCTAAAACAGATGCAGACTTGGTAGAGATTTTTAATAACTTTGCCTTCGATGAGGTGATCAATCAAACGAAATTAGATGATCAGACACGGATGATGGCTATATTGGCTTCATTAATTGGATGCCATGCGATTGATGAATTTAAAATTATGCTATTGGCAGCCTTAAATTTAGGTGTGACGCCTGAAGTCGTCAAAGAAATCGTGTATCAAGCCGTACCCTATGTTGGAATGGGGCGTGTTTATCCATTTTTACATGCCACAAATGAAATATTCGAGCTTTCAAATATTTCATTACCTTTAGCAAGTGCAAAGACAACAACACCTAAAACCCGCCTATAA
- a CDS encoding carboxymuconolactone decarboxylase family protein, whose amino-acid sequence MSEFYKSGPAETKHINYWLATNCFGDYYTRRVLDLKQREMLTFCFLAALGGCEPQLTSHAVANMRIGNDKLFLIDIVSVCLPFIGYPRSLNAIRCIQQASK is encoded by the coding sequence ATGTCTGAATTTTACAAATCAGGACCCGCGGAAACGAAACATATCAATTACTGGTTAGCAACTAACTGCTTTGGAGATTATTACACACGACGTGTCTTAGATTTAAAACAACGTGAAATGCTGACCTTCTGTTTTTTAGCAGCCCTTGGAGGTTGTGAACCTCAATTAACGAGCCATGCTGTTGCAAATATGAGGATTGGAAATGATAAACTATTTCTAATTGATATTGTCTCAGTCTGTTTACCGTTCATTGGATATCCACGAAGTTTAAATGCGATTCGCTGTATCCAACAAGCGTCAAAATAA
- a CDS encoding cupin domain-containing protein: MNQDNMIFEMGNPLPEMFSQYFIGKAYLNMLTTEGVPIGNVTFEPGCRNNWHIHHKGGQILLVTSGRGYYQAFGEAPRELHPGDVIQIPAGVKHWHGAAPDSWFSHLAVEIPAEGSSNEWCEPVSDEEYNHLK; this comes from the coding sequence ATGAATCAAGATAACATGATTTTTGAAATGGGAAATCCACTTCCCGAAATGTTTAGTCAATATTTTATTGGCAAAGCCTATTTAAACATGCTAACAACAGAAGGGGTTCCTATTGGAAATGTGACCTTTGAACCAGGATGTCGTAATAATTGGCACATTCATCATAAAGGAGGGCAAATTCTATTAGTCACATCGGGACGTGGCTATTATCAAGCATTTGGTGAAGCCCCAAGAGAATTGCATCCTGGCGACGTGATCCAAATCCCAGCCGGAGTTAAACATTGGCACGGCGCAGCACCCGATAGTTGGTTCTCTCACCTTGCAGTCGAAATTCCCGCAGAAGGTAGCTCAAATGAATGGTGTGAACCTGTGAGCGATGAAGAGTATAATCACCTGAAATAA
- a CDS encoding AEC family transporter: MLEIIKSTLSDNAILGAIFSSVSIILLGFYLRKRNMINSTASKMLTKVVLTVSLPALAFTSFMKDINGEQLKQGMSMLVWGFAIYLILIPLTKIMFAKVKGDKQDVYRVLTIFGSTTFFGTPIVTAVYGAVGTMYSNIFNIAYRVFLYSYAFIKMSGTKMDKENFKKNMKEIFLNPIILATFFGLFIWLCQDMLPQVNVTVNGEVKQYAFLRLDQTLPWFYKALDYLKALASPLAWISIGATLAEVPFKDAISQKDAWGYSFIKVLFIPVINLVLLVLVNQFGILPVSFEGMATTVIMMAAPTATVAAAYAINYDREALFTSNCSLLSTVVAVIAMPIWIVVLELIKTLGLF, from the coding sequence ATGTTAGAAATCATCAAAAGCACATTAAGCGATAACGCCATTTTAGGTGCTATTTTCTCATCAGTTTCAATTATCCTTTTAGGATTTTATTTACGAAAACGAAACATGATTAATTCAACCGCTTCTAAAATGTTAACAAAGGTTGTCTTAACTGTCTCTTTACCCGCGTTAGCCTTCACTTCTTTTATGAAAGATATCAACGGTGAACAATTGAAACAAGGGATGAGCATGTTAGTATGGGGATTTGCCATTTATCTAATCTTAATTCCATTAACAAAAATCATGTTTGCAAAAGTTAAAGGGGATAAGCAAGATGTTTATCGCGTTTTAACAATCTTTGGTTCGACGACTTTCTTCGGAACACCGATTGTAACCGCAGTTTACGGAGCCGTTGGAACAATGTATTCTAACATCTTTAATATTGCTTACCGAGTATTCTTATACTCTTACGCTTTTATTAAAATGTCAGGAACAAAAATGGATAAAGAAAACTTCAAGAAAAATATGAAAGAAATCTTCTTAAATCCAATTATCTTAGCAACCTTCTTCGGATTATTTATCTGGTTATGCCAAGACATGCTGCCTCAAGTTAACGTCACAGTGAACGGAGAGGTTAAACAATATGCCTTCTTACGTCTTGATCAAACGTTACCTTGGTTCTATAAAGCACTAGATTATTTAAAAGCATTAGCGTCACCACTTGCTTGGATTTCAATTGGGGCCACTTTAGCAGAAGTTCCATTCAAAGATGCTATCTCTCAAAAAGATGCATGGGGATATAGTTTCATTAAAGTTTTATTCATTCCAGTCATTAACTTAGTTTTATTAGTTCTTGTCAATCAATTTGGAATTCTTCCAGTTTCATTTGAAGGGATGGCAACAACAGTCATCATGATGGCAGCACCAACAGCAACAGTCGCAGCAGCCTATGCCATTAACTATGACCGTGAAGCATTATTTACCTCAAACTGTTCATTACTATCAACAGTCGTTGCCGTTATCGCCATGCCAATTTGGATCGTGGTGTTAGAGCTAATTAAAACACTAGGATTATTCTAA
- a CDS encoding 2-hydroxyacid dehydrogenase has product MTKLVCYGVRETEVPFFHEINKKFGYDLKLVTLGLNHENVKEAIGAEAIMVRGNCKADRQNLELLKANGLEYLLTRTVGFDHVDLDAVKDLELKCARVPGYSPNAISELAVSLSMMLLRHTAYTVNRTSQTNFTIDPFMFSKEVRNCTVGIIGAGKIGLTTAQLFKGLGANVIAYDVFQSDVAKEIVEFKDLDAVLAESDVISVHMPYIKGVNYHMINEEFIAKMKDGAILINTARGEIQDIDAIIKAVESNKLGGFGTDVLEGESAVFFKDFKGAALENPSFQKLIDLYPRILVTPHIGSYTDEALTNMIEYSYENLRDYLNEGTCKNSIA; this is encoded by the coding sequence ATGACTAAATTAGTATGTTATGGAGTACGAGAAACTGAAGTTCCTTTCTTCCATGAAATCAATAAAAAATTTGGATATGATCTTAAATTAGTAACACTTGGACTAAATCATGAAAATGTGAAAGAAGCCATTGGAGCTGAAGCAATCATGGTTCGCGGGAACTGTAAAGCAGATCGTCAAAACTTAGAATTATTAAAAGCAAATGGATTAGAATACCTCTTAACTCGTACGGTAGGATTTGATCATGTTGATTTAGATGCGGTTAAAGACTTAGAGTTAAAATGTGCTCGCGTGCCAGGTTACTCACCAAATGCTATTAGTGAGTTAGCTGTTTCTTTATCAATGATGTTATTACGTCATACAGCATATACGGTTAATCGTACAAGTCAAACAAACTTTACGATTGATCCATTCATGTTCAGTAAAGAGGTTCGTAACTGTACCGTAGGAATTATTGGAGCAGGAAAAATCGGTTTAACGACAGCTCAACTATTCAAAGGGTTAGGAGCTAATGTGATTGCTTATGATGTGTTCCAAAGTGACGTGGCAAAAGAAATTGTTGAATTTAAAGATTTAGATGCTGTCTTAGCAGAGTCTGATGTGATCTCAGTTCATATGCCATATATTAAAGGGGTAAACTATCATATGATTAATGAAGAGTTTATCGCTAAAATGAAAGATGGAGCCATTTTAATTAATACGGCTCGTGGTGAGATTCAAGATATTGATGCGATTATCAAAGCAGTTGAATCTAATAAATTAGGTGGATTTGGTACGGATGTTTTAGAAGGGGAATCTGCTGTCTTCTTTAAAGATTTCAAAGGCGCTGCTTTAGAAAATCCTTCATTCCAAAAATTAATTGACCTTTATCCTCGTATTTTAGTGACACCACATATCGGATCATATACCGATGAGGCGTTAACAAACATGATCGAATATTCTTATGAGAATTTAAGAGATTATTTAAATGAAGGAACATGCAAAAATAGCATTGCCTAA
- a CDS encoding ATP-binding protein, translated as MFLNSKLHDFDEKIKMSLQETGFSMAHSVLIKEKLITHDNDGSIQKYTLDFIENLNNVDLIVVADMNGIKYSHLDESQIGQVYVGSDKQKVLATGERYFSIMEGSQGKTLRWFEPIFDEQQQIGFVMVGKYYRDITVANTDIMRNYVLLCLSVIGLAGIGAKFFSSSIQKRMLNMEPEEIARLYRQKKIIIESVADGIIALDASQHVIELNNRCNMMIPDFNVTSLIQRLEPYIDSYTDFTMKEFIIQDKRLFINLHHLFQNEVYLGSVITLMDRNNIHDIAKEITGIDEVIKNLRVTIHEFKNNLHVILGLIQLDKVEEAKSYILTLQQTRAETEVKFHSIEDPLIRALLMSRSLVAKERQIEFTLTEESFLYPTHQRITAYDLVTIIGNLLENAFEACSSLETSSKKVEISLYEDETSLEIQVRDNGEKINPAFKDKLFESGISTKGEHRGIGLFLVKNRVELYHGTIEIEDFDEEKIFVIMINKGEYDG; from the coding sequence ATTTTTCTTAATTCTAAGTTACACGACTTTGATGAAAAGATCAAAATGTCTCTTCAAGAAACTGGATTTAGTATGGCACATAGTGTCCTCATTAAAGAGAAATTAATCACTCATGACAATGATGGTAGCATTCAAAAGTATACGTTAGATTTTATTGAAAACTTGAATAATGTGGATTTAATCGTCGTAGCAGATATGAATGGAATCAAATACTCCCACTTAGATGAAAGTCAAATTGGCCAAGTCTATGTCGGCTCTGATAAACAAAAAGTATTAGCCACTGGTGAAAGATACTTTTCTATTATGGAGGGATCTCAAGGGAAGACGCTCAGATGGTTTGAGCCTATTTTTGATGAACAACAGCAAATCGGTTTTGTCATGGTTGGAAAATATTATCGTGATATCACGGTGGCTAATACCGACATCATGCGTAATTATGTTTTACTTTGTCTAAGCGTGATTGGATTGGCAGGAATTGGGGCTAAATTCTTTTCATCAAGCATTCAAAAACGCATGCTTAATATGGAGCCTGAAGAAATTGCAAGGCTATACCGTCAAAAAAAGATTATCATTGAAAGTGTAGCAGATGGTATTATCGCCTTAGATGCTTCGCAACACGTGATTGAACTCAATAACCGTTGTAATATGATGATTCCAGATTTTAATGTCACTAGCTTAATTCAACGTCTAGAGCCTTACATCGATTCTTATACCGACTTTACGATGAAAGAATTCATTATCCAAGATAAAAGACTCTTTATAAATCTTCATCATCTCTTTCAAAATGAAGTATACTTAGGAAGCGTCATTACGTTAATGGATCGAAACAATATCCACGATATCGCAAAAGAAATCACTGGGATTGATGAAGTCATTAAAAATTTAAGAGTGACCATTCATGAATTCAAGAATAATTTACATGTCATCTTGGGTTTAATTCAACTCGATAAAGTGGAGGAGGCAAAATCATATATTTTAACCCTTCAACAAACTCGGGCGGAAACTGAAGTGAAGTTTCATTCGATTGAGGATCCTCTGATTAGAGCTTTACTTATGAGTCGGTCATTAGTTGCGAAAGAACGTCAAATCGAGTTTACCTTAACCGAAGAGTCCTTTTTATATCCCACTCATCAACGCATTACGGCTTATGATCTGGTGACCATTATTGGAAATTTACTCGAAAATGCCTTTGAGGCGTGTTCCTCTTTAGAAACCTCTTCGAAAAAAGTCGAAATTTCGTTGTACGAGGATGAGACTTCCCTTGAAATTCAAGTGAGAGATAACGGTGAAAAAATTAATCCAGCGTTTAAAGATAAACTATTTGAATCCGGTATTTCTACGAAGGGTGAACATCGTGGTATCGGTCTTTTTCTTGTCAAAAATCGAGTTGAATTATATCATGGTACAATTGAAATTGAAGATTTTGATGAAGAAAAAATATTCGTAATTATGATTAATAAGGGAGAGTATGATGGATAA
- a CDS encoding response regulator — MDKVLIVEDDPMVALINKRYLQQFRQIEIFGPVMYEEEVLSYLEAQKIDLIIMDVFLPKKSGLEILKTIREKEYTVDVIMVTAANSSMELKQAFAYGAIDYLVKPFESIRFEEAYKKYQSKKGLLLNQKSMTQKEIDAFMKASLSQQVEELPKGLNKRTLEKITLFLKEHPDRIWTLREIANETKISNVTIKKYMDYLESQDKLHVQATTGNVGRPELKYSIKL; from the coding sequence ATGGATAAAGTATTAATTGTAGAAGATGACCCAATGGTTGCCTTAATTAATAAACGTTATTTACAACAATTTAGACAGATTGAAATCTTTGGTCCTGTTATGTATGAAGAAGAGGTCTTATCCTACTTAGAAGCACAAAAAATTGACCTCATTATTATGGATGTCTTTCTTCCGAAAAAAAGCGGTCTAGAGATTCTTAAAACAATACGTGAAAAAGAATATACGGTGGATGTCATTATGGTCACTGCTGCTAATAGTTCAATGGAACTTAAACAAGCATTTGCCTATGGAGCGATTGATTACTTAGTTAAACCTTTTGAATCTATTCGATTTGAAGAAGCTTATAAAAAATATCAAAGTAAAAAAGGGTTACTGTTAAATCAAAAATCAATGACACAAAAAGAAATCGATGCTTTTATGAAAGCTTCATTGTCTCAACAGGTTGAAGAGTTACCGAAAGGATTAAATAAACGAACCCTAGAAAAAATTACACTCTTTTTAAAAGAACATCCCGATCGCATTTGGACGTTACGCGAGATTGCTAATGAAACAAAAATCAGCAATGTCACCATCAAAAAATATATGGATTACTTAGAGAGTCAAGATAAATTACATGTTCAAGCAACGACTGGAAATGTCGGAAGACCGGAGTTAAAATATTCAATTAAGCTATAA
- a CDS encoding DUF3796 domain-containing protein: MIYSKHKYLGFLGLLALIGLKGFVTEEYLWFLFFLNYGWFTFFYENSPIYKRHLDKRLNS; encoded by the coding sequence ATGATTTATAGCAAACATAAATACCTTGGTTTTCTAGGGCTACTTGCATTAATTGGGTTAAAAGGGTTTGTAACAGAAGAATACCTTTGGTTTTTATTCTTCCTCAATTACGGTTGGTTTACCTTTTTCTATGAAAACAGCCCCATTTATAAACGTCATTTAGACAAACGATTAAACAGCTAA
- a CDS encoding aldo/keto reductase — protein MAEAISIIEAKGLRPLSVIQPQYHMLDRYIEDEIMDLCERYGIGIVPFSPLAQGLLTGKYRKSEPIPQDSRATLKYNQVNAMLTDDNLEKVEALLQIAHELGISLPVLSLAWILRRPCISGVITGASKPEQIEKNVQASAITLSEDLLNRIDYIIGYTPLIRRIG, from the coding sequence ATCGCAGAAGCAATCAGTATTATTGAGGCTAAGGGACTTCGACCTCTTTCAGTGATACAACCTCAGTATCATATGCTCGACCGTTACATCGAAGATGAAATCATGGATCTTTGTGAACGATACGGTATTGGAATTGTGCCTTTCAGTCCGCTAGCTCAAGGTTTATTAACGGGGAAATATCGTAAAAGTGAGCCTATTCCTCAGGATTCGCGTGCAACGCTTAAATATAATCAAGTAAATGCTATGTTAACAGACGATAACTTAGAAAAAGTTGAAGCTCTTCTTCAAATCGCTCATGAACTCGGTATTTCCTTACCCGTCTTATCTCTGGCTTGGATTCTACGACGTCCATGTATTAGTGGAGTGATTACTGGGGCTTCAAAACCAGAACAAATTGAGAAAAATGTCCAAGCTAGCGCCATCACACTATCAGAGGATCTATTAAATCGAATCGATTATATCATCGGCTATACCCCATTGATTAGAAGAATTGGATAA
- a CDS encoding SIMPL domain-containing protein: MEQRTLTVKGTGQASLPPDTIQLDFDLESKAENYDETINLAGTRLEQLRSCLANVGFSKSDLVTTNFSVNTDYESVKNEEGEYIRVFKGYSVRNNLKLSFPIDTHRLAMILEQLSACEANPELSIHFLLTDDTKLKELLLQDAVADATQKANILALAAGVRLDDILAITYDWSNIVYRNREMMLEESVAYSAAAIDIQPDNVSASDTVTIVWEIK, encoded by the coding sequence GTGGAGCAACGAACACTAACCGTAAAAGGGACGGGGCAAGCCTCGTTACCACCGGATACCATTCAACTTGATTTTGACTTAGAATCGAAAGCAGAAAATTATGATGAAACGATTAATTTAGCCGGAACACGACTTGAACAACTTCGTTCGTGTTTAGCTAACGTTGGATTTAGCAAATCTGATTTAGTGACGACAAACTTTTCCGTAAATACTGATTATGAAAGCGTCAAAAACGAAGAAGGTGAATACATTCGTGTCTTTAAAGGATACAGTGTCAGAAACAACTTAAAGCTCAGTTTCCCAATCGATACCCATCGTTTAGCTATGATTTTAGAACAACTCAGTGCATGTGAAGCCAATCCTGAACTATCCATCCACTTTTTATTAACAGACGATACCAAACTAAAAGAACTCTTGCTACAAGATGCGGTTGCAGATGCGACTCAAAAAGCCAATATTTTAGCTTTGGCAGCGGGAGTCAGACTTGATGATATATTAGCCATTACCTACGATTGGAGCAATATCGTCTATAGAAATCGTGAGATGATGTTAGAAGAAAGCGTTGCTTATTCAGCTGCAGCTATCGATATTCAACCAGATAATGTCAGTGCGAGTGACACGGTTACCATCGTTTGGGAAATTAAATAG
- a CDS encoding GNAT family N-acetyltransferase — MKRTIKPISEAYLTCSLDLVETVFTEANDEEEGKMVRLLVEEIRHKRYHIPELELIALDSKDNLIGYAMFSRFQLQGQYEQELLILAPVAVKTSFQRQHISKELIEYGFVKAKEMGFKAVIVEGNPQNYRSRGFQTAVNYGIMPGKSVHLPAIECLMVKELEEGALTTMKGLVEYDDYEALK; from the coding sequence TTGAAAAGAACAATCAAACCCATCAGTGAAGCCTATTTAACGTGTTCATTAGATTTAGTTGAGACGGTCTTTACAGAGGCTAATGATGAAGAAGAAGGAAAAATGGTTCGATTATTAGTCGAAGAAATTAGGCATAAACGTTACCATATCCCTGAACTAGAATTAATCGCTCTTGATTCAAAGGATAATCTTATTGGATATGCCATGTTTTCAAGATTTCAGTTACAAGGACAATATGAACAGGAATTATTAATTTTGGCACCCGTTGCTGTGAAAACGTCATTTCAACGACAACATATTTCAAAAGAGTTAATTGAATACGGATTTGTTAAAGCCAAAGAAATGGGATTTAAAGCCGTGATTGTGGAGGGAAATCCACAAAATTATCGTTCAAGAGGATTTCAAACAGCAGTTAACTACGGGATTATGCCTGGAAAAAGCGTTCATTTACCTGCCATCGAGTGTCTAATGGTTAAAGAATTAGAAGAGGGGGCTTTAACCACCATGAAAGGGCTGGTAGAGTATGATGATTATGAAGCTTTAAAGTAG
- a CDS encoding zinc-binding metallopeptidase family protein, whose translation MNKHFLYEMIQTASPSGKEFELQKKIMSYMQDTVDGFETDTTGNVMSILNKDHDFKVLLAGHVDEIGMMITMITSDGLAKVTNVGGIRPALYLGQKVRILTKNGIIGGVVGYNNDLLKNKSLETKDLFIDLGATSKEEALKVIAPGDYVVADTDYLELLNNNLAGRALDNRLGAFIVIEALRRAKELGTRVGVYSATTVGEETTMRGAVWAAKRVKPALALIVDVTFATDYPGTNPEVTGEIKLGGGPVLCHGSIINNHLNDALINIANRLNMPIQFEMAPGRTGTDGDRIHFQNDGVPLALISIPLRYMHSGSEVCHLNDVEQIIELIAHFLAELQPCFNLSPYA comes from the coding sequence ATGAATAAACACTTTTTATATGAAATGATTCAAACGGCTTCACCATCTGGCAAAGAATTCGAGTTACAGAAAAAAATTATGTCTTACATGCAAGACACCGTAGATGGTTTTGAAACGGATACCACAGGAAACGTTATGAGCATCTTAAATAAAGACCATGACTTTAAAGTCTTACTTGCCGGCCATGTCGATGAAATCGGGATGATGATTACGATGATTACATCAGACGGATTAGCTAAAGTAACAAACGTAGGCGGAATTCGTCCGGCTTTATATCTCGGACAAAAAGTTCGCATTCTGACCAAAAATGGCATTATCGGTGGAGTCGTCGGATATAATAATGACCTTCTTAAAAATAAGTCATTAGAAACAAAAGACTTATTTATTGATTTAGGCGCAACTTCAAAAGAAGAAGCACTTAAAGTGATTGCGCCTGGTGATTATGTTGTAGCAGATACAGATTATCTTGAGTTATTAAACAACAACTTAGCCGGACGAGCACTTGATAATCGGTTAGGGGCTTTTATTGTGATTGAAGCACTGCGTCGTGCAAAAGAGTTAGGAACACGCGTTGGAGTCTACAGTGCCACCACAGTTGGTGAAGAAACGACGATGCGTGGAGCGGTATGGGCAGCTAAAAGGGTAAAACCAGCCCTGGCTTTAATCGTCGATGTAACGTTTGCAACCGATTATCCAGGAACCAATCCGGAAGTAACGGGTGAAATTAAACTCGGTGGTGGACCGGTTTTATGTCATGGATCCATCATTAATAACCACCTAAATGATGCCCTGATTAATATCGCCAACCGTTTAAATATGCCGATTCAATTTGAGATGGCACCCGGACGTACGGGAACTGATGGAGATCGTATTCATTTTCAAAATGATGGAGTCCCATTAGCACTCATCTCAATCCCACTTCGTTACATGCATTCAGGAAGTGAAGTTTGTCATTTAAACGACGTTGAACAAATTATCGAGTTAATTGCACATTTCTTAGCCGAACTTCAACCTTGTTTTAATTTATCACCATATGCATAA
- a CDS encoding serine hydrolase domain-containing protein: MNFRGTISIKKEKSILFKQSYGYADVANQRKNQRETKFATASAGKVFVAVGILQLIEQKKLHFDDTIGQILTIDWQQIDTTITIRELLTHTSGIPDYFDESVMSDYDELWTDYPNYKIRSSQDLIPLFIHKPMMYPRGAKFQYNNTGFVVLGLIIEAITHQSFDEYLQQHVFNVAQMPSTGYYELDCLPANCANHYVYDEKRQRYVTNIYSVDVKGTGAGGAFTTVDDIEAFWEALLGYRLLSKEMTDEMLRVQAGNDQDHYGYGIWLTEESIPYFCGSDPGVSFMSSYDVNTKTIVTLFSNFSDNVWSLHREIRESLS; encoded by the coding sequence ATGAATTTTAGAGGGACGATTTCAATCAAAAAAGAAAAAAGCATCCTTTTTAAACAATCTTATGGCTATGCTGATGTTGCCAATCAGCGAAAAAATCAACGTGAGACTAAATTTGCGACGGCCTCAGCGGGTAAAGTTTTTGTTGCGGTCGGTATTTTACAATTGATCGAACAGAAAAAACTTCACTTTGACGATACCATCGGACAGATTCTAACGATTGATTGGCAACAAATTGATACAACGATTACGATCCGCGAATTATTGACTCATACCTCGGGAATTCCCGATTACTTTGATGAGTCAGTTATGAGCGATTACGATGAGTTGTGGACAGATTATCCTAACTATAAAATTAGGTCATCTCAAGATTTAATCCCCTTGTTTATTCACAAACCTATGATGTATCCACGGGGAGCGAAATTTCAATACAATAATACCGGCTTTGTGGTGCTTGGCTTAATCATTGAAGCCATCACACATCAGTCTTTTGATGAGTATTTACAACAGCATGTCTTTAACGTCGCTCAGATGCCCTCTACTGGTTACTATGAGCTAGATTGCCTACCTGCAAACTGTGCCAATCATTATGTGTATGATGAAAAACGGCAACGCTATGTGACGAATATTTATAGCGTTGATGTAAAAGGAACAGGGGCGGGAGGTGCTTTTACAACGGTAGATGATATTGAAGCCTTCTGGGAAGCGTTGCTTGGGTATCGCCTCTTATCAAAAGAGATGACAGATGAGATGCTTCGTGTTCAAGCTGGAAATGATCAAGATCATTATGGCTATGGGATTTGGTTAACAGAGGAGAGCATTCCGTATTTTTGTGGAAGTGATCCTGGCGTTAGTTTTATGTCTTCCTATGATGTAAACACTAAAACAATCGTCACACTTTTTAGTAACTTTTCGGATAATGTTTGGTCTTTACATCGTGAGATTCGAGAATCATTATCATGA
- a CDS encoding metallophosphoesterase family protein: MKTQEMEETLNAKVNPDAFSILMSHRPEYLKLYEAYDVDLVFSSHAHGRQFLFPLMGGLIGPNQGLFPLYTAGVHQIKSTSLEISRGIENSLILIRFYNQPELVLILLSSDPSFFQKNVRQYSTFLKKSSCNYF; the protein is encoded by the coding sequence ATGAAAACCCAAGAAATGGAGGAAACCTTGAACGCGAAGGTGAATCCGGATGCATTTAGTATTTTAATGTCACACCGACCTGAATATTTAAAGCTGTATGAGGCCTATGACGTTGATTTGGTTTTTTCGAGTCATGCCCATGGAAGACAATTTCTGTTTCCTCTGATGGGAGGATTAATTGGGCCAAATCAAGGGTTATTTCCCCTCTATACAGCAGGTGTTCACCAAATAAAAAGCACAAGCTTAGAGATAAGTCGTGGCATTGAAAACAGCCTCATTCTCATTCGTTTTTACAATCAACCGGAACTAGTTTTAATCCTATTATCCTCAGATCCTAGCTTTTTTCAAAAAAACGTCAGACAATATTCGACTTTTCTTAAAAAAAGTTCTTGCAACTATTTTTAA
- a CDS encoding S1 RNA-binding domain-containing protein yields the protein MEDFSHNPLATNHEILEGIIRLVQFDILLNDYVAWLDFEGDRVIIPRQELELYEIKSTLNHYIGMKVQFKIMSYDEQRRVYLASCKEIKEERRNDIIARLKEGESFEATITKIVYFGAYLMIDGISVILRNQDFSNDYTTVGDIYHEGDTILVSLLKVNDNMKINVQAVEKYETQSSITIEDFEPQTVVYGLVRNVKSWACFVNIAPNLDAICPVPTYFNVKEGMKVAFRINQVRLDEGRVRGKIIKIIH from the coding sequence ATGGAGGATTTTTCACACAATCCATTAGCAACAAATCATGAAATTTTAGAAGGGATTATTCGATTAGTTCAATTCGATATCTTATTAAATGATTACGTGGCATGGCTTGATTTTGAGGGGGATCGTGTCATTATTCCACGTCAAGAACTCGAATTGTATGAAATTAAAAGCACCTTAAATCATTATATCGGGATGAAAGTGCAATTTAAAATCATGAGTTATGACGAACAACGACGTGTTTACTTAGCTTCATGTAAAGAAATAAAAGAAGAACGTCGAAACGACATTATTGCTCGCTTAAAAGAAGGAGAGTCATTTGAGGCGACGATTACCAAAATTGTCTACTTTGGTGCCTACTTAATGATTGATGGCATTTCAGTTATTTTACGTAATCAAGACTTTTCAAATGACTACACAACCGTGGGGGATATTTATCATGAAGGGGATACGATTCTTGTTTCGTTATTAAAGGTGAATGATAATATGAAAATTAATGTTCAAGCTGTTGAAAAATATGAAACACAATCAAGCATTACCATTGAAGATTTTGAACCCCAAACCGTCGTTTATGGACTTGTTCGTAACGTTAAATCTTGGGCATGTTTTGTCAATATCGCCCCAAATTTAGATGCGATTTGTCCGGTTCCAACTTATTTTAATGTCAAAGAAGGAATGAAGGTAGCCTTCAGAATTAATCAAGTTCGATTAGATGAGGGCCGTGTCCGCGGAAAAATCATCAAAATCATTCATTAA